In Bacteroidota bacterium, the genomic stretch ATTATGATAAAAATAATTGTTATCAAGCTGCTCTTGGATCGTGTTCTCAACAATGTTATAGGTGGCATTGTACGAAACGGTGAAATCAATCTTTTCACTGATATTGCTGGCTAATACTATCCCCTGGTTAAGCCCCCAGGTATCAGAGAAATTCTTTTCACCGTTAATAATGCCGGGAGTCCTTGTATAGGATATGCCCGTGTTCAGATTGATATTGGTTTTTATCTTGCTGACCGGCAAACCATATGTGATAAATGTCCTGCCGTTCCAATACCCATCAAGGTTAACCGGACGGGTAAGCTGAGAACCTCGATACAGGATGACCCCGTCGGATATCATGATGTCCCTTTCTGCAGTATAAGTGGAACTCCCAATGTAATTCACGGTATTCCTGACAAACAACATCACAAAGAAAAATTTCGACCGCATGATCCTGGTCAGTGAGTATCTTCCCATTAAAGTATTTGTGTATTCCTGCTTTAAATCCGGATTTCCGGTACTGAGCGACAAGGGATTGGAATTATCAATAACAGCCTGTAATTGTGTAACGGAGGGCTCTCTCGTACTGGTACGGTAATGAACCCGCAAATTACTAATCCTGGAAAATTTATAATTAAGCACGGCGTTGGGAAGAATATTCGTAAATGGCTGCTCAATTTCTGACTCTACCGGGAATATGGTTTTACTTGTAAGATCAGACCTTTGTACAGATATACCTACTGTCAGGAACATCTTTTCATTATTGTACCTGTATCCTGCACCCAGGCTGTTCTTAAAATATTCGTTATCAAATTTGCCTGAAAGCAGCGTGTCCAGGATGTTGTATTCTCCTGTCAATGCATCCTTATCTCCTGTATTCTTGTCGGAATTATTGATGGTGTAAGAGCTTCTGAGATTCACATACACCTGTGATTTTTCTTTTATGGGTTCTGTGTACATCAAACTTGCCGACCAGGTTTCGCTTTGGGAATCGTAGGAACCCTTCTGATCAATAGTATCGCTCCTTCCTGATGATTCTCCAAAATAATTATTTTCAGCCTTAAGGAAAGTTGTGGATGATGTTTTGCCGATGTCAGTGCCGATATTTAATGAAACTGTTCTTCCCTTCTTCCTGAAAGCATGCCTGTATAAAAGATCATTGCTGAAGTTAAACCCCGATGATTCGTCATCATAAGTATTTAGGGTATTACTCATGATTTCTCCCGGGTGAATATAATTGTCCCCGGCAACATCACTGTTATAATCATTTGCCTGCAGGCTCAACCTGGGGGTAATTATTATTGAATTGAAACTGTCGATCTCATATTTAAACCTGACATTGAACCTGTGATTGAAATTATCCGTTGTGCTGCTGCTTATTTCATCATAGAACTGATTCGAATCTCCCGTATTAATATATTCCCTCGATAAATATTCCTTCGTTGTATTATGTGTTTTATTGAAGAAGTAGGACGCCGTGACCTCAATTTTTTCACCCCATTGGTCACTGTAATTTATTCCGGCCGAATGCGTAACAGTATTGCCATTCTGGGGGCCAACCATAAAATCCCTGGTACCACCACCCGGCATAGGCCCACCTCCCCCACTGCCCGGCATTCCCCTGCTTCGGCTTCCGCTGCTCATAACACCCAGAAGATCTTCCTGGGCAAAATTCTGTTCGTTGATGTTATTGCTTAATCCGAGAATGGAAATGCGGCGTGTGTCCTTGAAAAAGTTAAGATTCCCTCCTGCTGTGTAACGGTCGTCGGTACCATATCCCCCGAAAAACCTGCCAAAAGTGCCGTTTCTCTTTTCAGGCCGCATGATAATATTCATGGTCTTCACGGAATTGCCGTCGTCGAATCCTGTGAACTCAGCCTGATCAGATAGCTTATCGAAGATTTCAATCTTTTCAACCACCTCGGCAGGAAGAGTCTTTAAGGCTGTCGACGGATCATTCCCGAAAAATTCACGACCATCGACCAGCACCTTCTTAACCTCTTCTCCCTGTGCTTCCACCTTGCCGTCTTCTACAATCACTCCCGGTAGCTTTTTTACAAGATCTTCCGCACTGGCATCCGGGTTGGTCTTATATGCATCTGCATTGAATTGAAGAGTATCGCCCTTGACGGTTGCCGCAGGTACCTGACCTGTGACTTTCAACTCATCCAGGCTCTGTGTTTCAGCTTTTAAAAGAATGTTTCCAATATCCAGACTGCCTTCTTCCACCTTCACGGCTCTGATCCTTCCGGTATAACCGACATAACTTACCTTTAGCTGATAGTTTCTGGGTAAAACATTACGAAACGAAAAAATACCATCCCGGTCCGTTACATCGTAACGGCTGTTTTCAGGGGCATCAGGATTAAGGAGAAAAACATGGGCACCCTCCAGAGCCCGGCTTTCAGCACTGTCGATGACTTTTCCGCTAACCGTAAATTCCTGGGAGAAAGAAAAATATGACAGTAAATTAATGGTAAGAAGAAGGATTAACCTGAACCGCATAGCACCGGGAAATTAGTTACCATGCTTTGACAGGAATAAAAAGCTAAGGTTTAAAATCAAAAGACTTTATTTGTAAAAACCCATATCCACAATATGGGCCCATACTTTTGAAGGTAACATGTAACTCACATCCTTTCCCTGTCTTATTGCCTCACGGATGAAACTGGCGGAGATTTCCATCAGCGGTGCGCTGAAAAAACGGATGCGCGGATAAGAGGCATATTCGCCGGCATCATAACCCGGTCGATTATAAATATACAGATCGTATTGGGATAGAATTTCCTGATGATTCTTCCATTTATGAAAAGTCGGAAAAATATCGGTTCCACCAATAAGTACAAACTGCTTTTGAGGATATTTCTCCGAAAGCCATGTCAGGGTATCAATGGTATAAGAGGGCTGAGGCATGGTAAACTCAATATTCGTGGCCCTTAGCAAAGGGTCATCTTCCAGAGCCAGATTAACCATATAAAGCCTTAAATGACCCTCCAGCAGAGAGCTTTTCTCCTTCAGGGGGTTATGTGGGGAAACAACAAACCACACCTCATCCAGATCGCTGAACTGTGTAAAATACTGACCAATGATCAGATGCCCTATATGAACAGGATTAAAAGACCCAAAGAATAAACCGGTTTTTTTCCGGGGCTCGCTCATACTAATCAGGTTTTTCCAGGAAGGCTTTAATTACCCGTTTCGTTTCTTCTACAGCCTGGTTGATATTTTCGTTGACAATGATCACATCGAACTTCTCCGCCAGGGATATCTCTTCCATTGCTTTCTCTACACGTGTGTTGATGCTGCCAATTTCATCTGTCGACCTGCGGATAAGCCGTTCACGAAGCTCGTCAACCGATGGAGGCATAATAAAAATGCTCATGGAACGATCAGGGTATTGGGTTTTAATATTCAATCCTCCATATACATCTGCCTCTATCAAAACATGATGCCCTTTGCTCCATATCCGTTCAAGTTCCGACCGAAGAGTTCCATAATAATGATCCTTGTAAACCTCTTCCCACTCCAGGAATTCGTTTTTCTCTATTTTTTCCCTGAATTCATCTGAAGTCAGAAACCAGTAATCTTTACCGTTCTCCTCACCGGGCCTCATTGTCCGGCTGCACGCCGAAACACTGAATTCAAGAGGAAACCCTGATGCCATTACCTCCCGGATAATGGTGGATTTCCCGGCCCCTGAAGGTGCAGAAATGATCACTACCCTTCCCTGCATCTTATAAAATGTTATACAATTGTTCTTTGATCTTTTCCAACTCGTCTTTCATCAATACCACCGTCTTCTGAATATCCGCATCATTGGCTTTAGATCCAATGGTGTTGATCTCCCTGCCCATTTCCTGGGTTATAAATCCTAACTTCCTGCCTATGGCCCCACCCTCATCCAGCGTTTGAAGAAAATAACCGCAATGCTGATTCAACCTGACCCTCTCTTCCGTAATATCAATCTTTTCGAGGTAGTAAATGAGTTCCTGCTCAAAACGGTTGGAATCAATTTTATTCTTGTCGATCAATTCAGCAAGCTTCTGATCCAACCTGTCCCTGATATTGGCCGACCTCTGTACTTCCAAAGGATCAAGGGATAACTGCAGATCGCTGATTGCTTCCACTCGTTTCCGGAAATCCTCAGCCATAACTATTCCTTCATCTGACCGGTACAGATCTACTTGTTGCAAGACCTCATCAATGGCTGACCCAACGGCTTTCCATTCCGATTCTTCAAGATCTTCCTTCCCTGTCTGAAATACTTCAGGAAAACGCATTACCAGAGGCAGAATTTCCTGCGGGAGTTCCTCTTCCATCAAATTTGCCAGCTCTTTTAGCTCCTGCACATAACGCATGGCAAGCGGCTTATTGATCGAATAACCGGAAACATCCCCGGTTTCCTCAACGGTTATCGTCAATTCCACCTTTCCACGCTCCAAACGTGTCCCTATCTGCTGACGTATTTCACCTTCCTTTTCTTTATAAATATTCGGAATGCGTAAATGAATATCCAGTTGCTTGCTATTCAGTGTCTTGATCTCAACATTTACTGCTTTTTCAGGCAGGTGCGCAACATGCTTGCCGAAACCGGTCATGGATTTAATCATTACGAATATTTTATGCAAATATACGAATGTACAATACTTTAACAAATCTTTTGAAATGACCTGTTTGTATCGTACTTTTACACCCTTGGCAGCCATCTTTGACTGCTGTAAATTTTAGACAGGTTGACCATAAAAATTCCCATACCCTGTTTAAAAGCTTATTGGTTGTCCGGATTACAATTAGCATTGCTGATAATTGTACAGGTAACTATTGGCTTTTCCCAGGTCCCCGGCTTCAGGAATATCTCCTACCGCGAAGGACTTCCTGCCTCCAATATCTATGATATGCTCAACGATGCCAACGGTTATGTCTGGTTTGCTTCCGACAACGGTGTGATCAGATACAACGGATTCGAATTTACCCATTTTACCACTGAACAAGGCCTCCCTTTCAACTCAACCCTCATCATGTACGAGGATTATAAAGGCAGAATATGGTTTCTGAGTTATTCCGGAGAACTAAGTTATTTTGAGAATGACAAGATTACGATATATCCCTGTAATGATACTATCAAAAAACACTTTGAAGATAATTATATCGACAGGCTTACTGTTGACTCCTCGGAGCAGATATGGTTTTCTCCCAGGCAAGGAGGTATCTTCATGCTTGATTCGATTTGCCGTTTAACCATGATCAATCCGATTCCCCGCAAAGATAACCCCGCCGCCCTCTTTTTCTATGATATGGGTGATGATCATTTTATTGCTCCCGTAGCCCCTCCGGCGGAAATGGATCAAAACCATCCCGCCTTACTCGCCCTGGAAAATAAATTCTTTATTCCTTTCAAATATGGCAACAGAGCGTTTATAAGAAAATACCTGA encodes the following:
- a CDS encoding TonB-dependent receptor, with translation MRFRLILLLTINLLSYFSFSQEFTVSGKVIDSAESRALEGAHVFLLNPDAPENSRYDVTDRDGIFSFRNVLPRNYQLKVSYVGYTGRIRAVKVEEGSLDIGNILLKAETQSLDELKVTGQVPAATVKGDTLQFNADAYKTNPDASAEDLVKKLPGVIVEDGKVEAQGEEVKKVLVDGREFFGNDPSTALKTLPAEVVEKIEIFDKLSDQAEFTGFDDGNSVKTMNIIMRPEKRNGTFGRFFGGYGTDDRYTAGGNLNFFKDTRRISILGLSNNINEQNFAQEDLLGVMSSGSRSRGMPGSGGGGPMPGGGTRDFMVGPQNGNTVTHSAGINYSDQWGEKIEVTASYFFNKTHNTTKEYLSREYINTGDSNQFYDEISSSTTDNFNHRFNVRFKYEIDSFNSIIITPRLSLQANDYNSDVAGDNYIHPGEIMSNTLNTYDDESSGFNFSNDLLYRHAFRKKGRTVSLNIGTDIGKTSSTTFLKAENNYFGESSGRSDTIDQKGSYDSQSETWSASLMYTEPIKEKSQVYVNLRSSYTINNSDKNTGDKDALTGEYNILDTLLSGKFDNEYFKNSLGAGYRYNNEKMFLTVGISVQRSDLTSKTIFPVESEIEQPFTNILPNAVLNYKFSRISNLRVHYRTSTREPSVTQLQAVIDNSNPLSLSTGNPDLKQEYTNTLMGRYSLTRIMRSKFFFVMLFVRNTVNYIGSSTYTAERDIMISDGVILYRGSQLTRPVNLDGYWNGRTFITYGLPVSKIKTNINLNTGISYTRTPGIINGEKNFSDTWGLNQGIVLASNISEKIDFTVSYNATYNIVENTIQEQLDNNYFYHN
- a CDS encoding nicotinate-nucleotide adenylyltransferase; the encoded protein is MSEPRKKTGLFFGSFNPVHIGHLIIGQYFTQFSDLDEVWFVVSPHNPLKEKSSLLEGHLRLYMVNLALEDDPLLRATNIEFTMPQPSYTIDTLTWLSEKYPQKQFVLIGGTDIFPTFHKWKNHQEILSQYDLYIYNRPGYDAGEYASYPRIRFFSAPLMEISASFIREAIRQGKDVSYMLPSKVWAHIVDMGFYK
- the gmk gene encoding guanylate kinase — protein: MQGRVVIISAPSGAGKSTIIREVMASGFPLEFSVSACSRTMRPGEENGKDYWFLTSDEFREKIEKNEFLEWEEVYKDHYYGTLRSELERIWSKGHHVLIEADVYGGLNIKTQYPDRSMSIFIMPPSVDELRERLIRRSTDEIGSINTRVEKAMEEISLAEKFDVIIVNENINQAVEETKRVIKAFLEKPD
- a CDS encoding YicC family protein, which gives rise to MIKSMTGFGKHVAHLPEKAVNVEIKTLNSKQLDIHLRIPNIYKEKEGEIRQQIGTRLERGKVELTITVEETGDVSGYSINKPLAMRYVQELKELANLMEEELPQEILPLVMRFPEVFQTGKEDLEESEWKAVGSAIDEVLQQVDLYRSDEGIVMAEDFRKRVEAISDLQLSLDPLEVQRSANIRDRLDQKLAELIDKNKIDSNRFEQELIYYLEKIDITEERVRLNQHCGYFLQTLDEGGAIGRKLGFITQEMGREINTIGSKANDADIQKTVVLMKDELEKIKEQLYNIL